A portion of the Tamandua tetradactyla isolate mTamTet1 chromosome 16, mTamTet1.pri, whole genome shotgun sequence genome contains these proteins:
- the LOC143658492 gene encoding uncharacterized protein LOC143658492, giving the protein MDSVQGQVTFEDIAVYFSQEEWGLLDEAQKCLYRDVMLEIFALVTSLGFVSSKSCMVAQLKQGKELWVLNKVNVSLATGEAWREHGLGCWRGVEEDLSKQSVSRRVFQFETLEAGPLNQKANTCDMCSLILKDILHVAKHLGIDPGKKLYTCGACGKGFWIIANFHQHQKKQSEEKPFRWDKDGAVFAKSCHVHLSEKPFTCKEGGKDIPSSHDLFQHQSTHSERKSCSGTKYEETFPCSSSFGQQQGNHAGQKPFKCSDCGKAFLKAFSLLNHLLTHSEEISTRNPTGRNAFKEESTLVYHQTFHTGETSHVTKDCRKAYSHFSKVRTHQKVHSGKMHYECSECGKAFTRKHSLVQHQRIHSGERPYECGQCGKAFTRNFHVVRHQKVHNTERPYECRQCRRVFGFASNFIEHQKIHTGERPYECSECGKAFINNSHLVRHQKVHNTEKPYKCNECGKVFRQTSKLVLHQRVHTGERPYKCNLCGKAFSCPSNFISHQRIHTGEKPYECLECGKAFSQSSTLIQHQKVHTRERPYECGECGKAFGYSSNLAKHRKVHTGKRPYECGQCGKAFTESSNLSQHQRVHTRERPYECNKCGKAFRYTSSLSKHQIVHTGKEPYKCRDHKKTFHFIHQKRHIRERP; this is encoded by the exons TTGTGACCTCACTGG GATTTGTGTCTTCCAAATCCTGTATGGTTGCCCAACTGAAGCAAGGTAAAGAGCTCTGGGTACTCAACAAGGTGAATGTGTCACTAGCCACaggagaggcctggagggaaCATGGCCTTG GTTGTTGGCGTGGAGTGGAGGAGGACCTTTCTAAACAGAGTGTTTCTAGAAGAGTATTCCAATTTGAGACCCTTGAGGCAGGCCCTCTCAACCAAAAGGCTAACACCTGTGACATGTGTAGCCTGATCCTGAAAGACATTTTGCATGTGGCTAAGCACCTGGGAATAGACCCTGGAAAGAAACTGTACACATGTGGGGCATGTGGGAAAGGCTTCTGGATCATTGCAAACTTTCACCAGCACCAGAAGAAGCAGAGTGAAGAGAAACCCTTCAGATGGGACAAGGATGGGGCTGTGTTTGCAAAGAGTTGCCATGTGCATTTGTCAGAGAAGCCTTTCACATGCAAAGAGGGTGGGAAGGATATCCCAAGCAGCCATGACCTCTTCCAGCACCAGTCCACCCACAGTGAGAGGAAATCATGCAGTGGCACCAAATACGAGGAGACCTTCCCATGCAGCTCCAGTTTTGGGCAGCAGCAAGGAAACCATGCTGGACAGAAGCCCTTCAAGTGCAGTGACTGTGGGAAAGCCTTCCTGAAGGCTTTCTCTCTTCTTAACCATCTGCTAACTCACTCTGAAGAGATATCCACCAGAAATCCAACAGGCAGAAATGCCTTCAAGGAAGAATCAACCCTTGTTTATCACCAAACGTTTCACACTGGAGAAACATCCCATGTAACTAAGGACTGTAGGAAGGCCTACAGTCACTTTTCTAAAGTAAGGACGCATCAGAAAGTTCACAGTGGAAAAATGCATTATGAATGCAGTGAGTGTGGCAAAGCCTTCACTCGTAAGCACTCACTTGTGCAGCACCAGAGAATTCACTCTGGAGAAAGACCTTATGAGTGTGGTCAGTGTGGAAAAGCCTTTACTCGCAACTTCCATGTTGTCCGGCACCAAAAAGTTCACAATACAGAAAGGCCTTATGAGTGTAGACAGTGCCGAAGAGTCTTTGGCTTTGCCTCCAACTTCATTGAGCACCAGAAAATACATACTGGAGAAAGGCCTTATGagtgcagtgaatgtgggaaagctttcattaaCAATTCCCATCTTGTTCGGCACCAGAAAGTTCACAACACAGAAAAGCCTTATAAGtgcaatgaatgtgggaaagtCTTCCGCCAAACCTCCAAACTTGTCCTGCATCAAAGGGTTCATACAGGAGAAAGACCTTATAAATGCaacctatgtgggaaagccttcagttgCCCTTCCAACTTTATTTCACACCAGcgaattcatactggagaaaagCCTTACGAATGCTtagaatgtgggaaagccttcagtcagaGCTCCACTCTCATTCAGCATCAGAAAGTTCACACTAGAGAAAGGCCTTATGAGTGtggtgaatgtgggaaagcctttggCTATAGCTCTAACCTTGCTAAGCACCGGAAAGTTCACACTGGAAAAAGGCCTTATGAGTGTGGccagtgtgggaaagccttcactgaAAGCTCCAACCTGAGTCAGCACCAGAGAGTTCACACTAGAGAAAGGCCTTATGAGTGCAACAAATGTGGAAAAGCTTTCCGCTACACCTCTAGCCTTTCTAAGCACCAAATAGTTCACACTGGAAAAGAGCCTTATAAATGTAGAGATCATAAGAAAACCTTCCATTTCATTCACCAGAAACGTCACATCAGAGAAAGGCCTTAG